Within Nocardia terpenica, the genomic segment GGTTCCAGTACAGGACCTTCTCCTGCGACTCGGCGTACCAGCGGCGGGCGTTCGGCGCGAACTGCCCGTAGAAGTCGGGGTCCGCGCCCAGCGTGCCGAGGAAGCTCGCCTTGTAGTCGGGACTGCGGCCCATCCAGCCGTAGCTCATCCGGGCCCACGCGGCGATCGCGTCGCGATCGCGCCGCAGATCCGAGATGCTGTGCGGCGCACGGAAGAACGGGTGGGTGCGGCCCCCGCTGCCGGTGTCGGTGGGCACGGTGAGCTCGGTGCGCCGGTTCGGATCGTGCAATGCGTCGTAGAGCCGGGCGGTCATGCGGATCGTGTTGGCGAAGGCGGAATGCGTTGTCACGTCGGTGATTCGCTCCCCGTACGCCCACACCTCGCGGCCGTCGCGCAGGCTGTCGATGTACTCGGCCCCGGTCAGCGGCCGGGTTCGCGGCATCGGATCGTCCGCCCGGTCGGCGGAATCGCGTTCTGTTGTGGTCATGTCACACTTCCTGTCGTCGCCGGCAGCACCGGCTCGATGTGCAGCACATTGGCGGGACCGTCCAGCGAGCCGTGCCACGGCATCGCCGTCGACGCGGGCCGGAGGCGATGAAATCCGCTGCGGTAGAACAGCAGCGGGAGGCCGCCCCGCACCTCGAACTCGCGGACCCGCCCCACGTGCAGCAGATGATCGCCGCCGTCGTAGCTGCGCCACGGTTCGCACACGAGGTGGCCGAGGGTGTCCGCCAGCGTCGGGCCGTCGCCGTCCGACCAGGGGATCGGTCCGCGCATCGGTCGTCCGGCGAAGTGCAGGGCGAGGTCGCGCTGATGTTCGGACAGAATATTGATCACGTAGTCGCCCTCGCCGAGATGTCGGCCCGCGCGGCTGGCCCGGTCCAGCGCGACCAGCACCAGGGGCGGATCCAGCGAGACGGCGGTGAAGGAGTTCACCGTGGCGCCGTACACCCGATCCCCGCGTCGGCAGCCGACGACGGTGATGCCGGTCGAGAAATGGCCCAGCACGGTGCGGAGCTCGCGGGCGTCGAGATTCACCGTGCGGCCCCGTCAGGCGTCGACGGTCCGCATGATGCCCTCCGGATACCGTTCTCCCGCAACGGAACCCGCTGGCATAGCGGTGGTCAGTAGGTGAATCTGCTTCTCGCTCAACGAGATTTCCGACGCGGCGGCGTTCTCGGTAAGGTAGCGAAGCCGTTTGGTGCCCGGGATCGGCACGACGTGCTCGTCCCGGGTCAGCAGCCAGGCCAGCGCCACCTGGGCGGTGGTGGCGCCGATCTCGGCCGCGATCTCGGTGACCCGGTCGAGCAGCCGCAGGTTCTGCGCGAGGTTGTCGCCGAGGAATCGCGGATCGGTGCGCCGATAGTCGTCGTCGGCGAGAGCGGACAGGTCGCGGACCGTTCCGGTGAGAAATCCCCGGCCCAGCGGCGAGAAGGCCACCAGGCCGATGCCCAGCTCCCGGCAGGTCGGCAGCATCGAATCCTCGACGTACCGCTCGAACAGCGAATACTCGCTCTCCAGCGCCGTGATCGGATGGGTGGCGTGCGCGCGGCGCAGGGTCTCGGCGTTCACCTCGGACAGGCCGATGTAGCGCACCTTTCCCGCCCGCACCAATTCGCTCATGCCGCCGACGATCTCCTCGATCGGCACGCTGCGGTCGCGCCGGTGCAGGTAGTACAGGTCGATGACGTCGACACCCAGTCGGCGCAGCGAGTCCTCGCACGCCTGGCGCGCGTACTCCGGCGAGGAGTTCAGCACGAAGCTGCGGTCCTCGGTCCAGCCGCGGATACCGAACTTGGTGGCGAGCACCACCTCGTCGCGGCGTCCCGCGATGGCCTTGCCGATCAGGGTCTCGTTGTGCCCGTTGCCGTATCCGTACATATCCGAGGTGTCCAGGAAGGTCGTTCCCAGATCGATGGCGCGCCGGATCGTGTCGACGGACTCGTCGTCGGAGGACGGCCCGTACGACTGCGACATCCCCATGCATCCGAGGCCGATCTCCGAGACCGGCAGTGCACCGAGCAGACGTTGCTTCATTTCCCACTTCCTTCTACTTCTTGCTTGCGGACCAGCGGCCGGACGGCGACGGCCACGACCGCGAGGCTCGTGACCAGGACCGCCATCGGCAGCGCCGAATGTCCGTTGGAGATCCCCGCGAACGGCGCCACGATTCCCGCGAACACGTACTGGGTGAGGCCGATCAGCGACGCCGCGCTGCCCGCGTTGACCGCCTCGGCCACCCCGAGCGTCATGCAGTTGGGCAGCAGCAGGCCGATGCTGAAGGCGAGCACGAACAGCGGGACGCAGACCGCGACCAGGGCGCTCGTTCCGGTCAGCGCCACCACCAGCAGCCCGGCCCCGGCCCCGACCAGGCCGCCGATGCCCCAGCTCAGCATGTGTTGCGGGCGAACCCTTCCGACGACCCTGCCGTTGATCCAGCCCGCCGTGGCGATGCCGATCGCGTTGAGGGCGAACAGCAGGCTGAACAATTGCGCCGACGCCCCGAACCGGCCTTGCAGCAGATAGGGCGAGCCGGAGATGTAGGCGAACAGCGTCCCGAAGGCGATACCGGCCACGCACAGCACGCCGACGAAGGTGCGGTCGGCGACCAGGGCGCGCAGCCCCGCCCGCAACTGCCCGGGGCTCCCGGACACCCGCTGCTCGCCGGGCAGGGTCTCGCCGAGGATGGCGAGGACGCCGATCACGAAGACGGCGCCGAGAACGGCCAGCACCACGAAGATTCCGCGCCAGGACACCACGCGCAGCAACTGGGCGCCGACGATCGGCGCAAGCACGGGACCGAGCGCGCTGATCACCATCAGCCGGGAGTAGTACCGTGCCGCCGTATCCCCGGTGAACAGGTCGCGGACCACCGCATTGGCGATCACGATCCCCGTCGAACCCGCCAGGCCCTGCACCAGGCGCGCGCCGACCAGCACCCCGACCGACGGCGCGAACGCGCACACCAGGGAGGCGAGCGCGAACACCGTCATGCCGACCAGCAACGGGCCGCGCCGCCCCCGCACATCGCTGATCGGCCCGCCGATCAGCTGGCCGACACCCAGTCCCACCAGGCACGCGGTCAGGGTGGTCTGCACGCTGGACGCGTTGCTGTGCAACTCCGCGCTGATCCGGGGCAGCGCGGGCAGATACATATCGA encodes:
- a CDS encoding flavin reductase family protein yields the protein MNLDARELRTVLGHFSTGITVVGCRRGDRVYGATVNSFTAVSLDPPLVLVALDRASRAGRHLGEGDYVINILSEHQRDLALHFAGRPMRGPIPWSDGDGPTLADTLGHLVCEPWRSYDGGDHLLHVGRVREFEVRGGLPLLFYRSGFHRLRPASTAMPWHGSLDGPANVLHIEPVLPATTGSVT
- a CDS encoding aldo/keto reductase; translation: MKQRLLGALPVSEIGLGCMGMSQSYGPSSDDESVDTIRRAIDLGTTFLDTSDMYGYGNGHNETLIGKAIAGRRDEVVLATKFGIRGWTEDRSFVLNSSPEYARQACEDSLRRLGVDVIDLYYLHRRDRSVPIEEIVGGMSELVRAGKVRYIGLSEVNAETLRRAHATHPITALESEYSLFERYVEDSMLPTCRELGIGLVAFSPLGRGFLTGTVRDLSALADDDYRRTDPRFLGDNLAQNLRLLDRVTEIAAEIGATTAQVALAWLLTRDEHVVPIPGTKRLRYLTENAAASEISLSEKQIHLLTTAMPAGSVAGERYPEGIMRTVDA
- a CDS encoding multidrug effflux MFS transporter, yielding MFDTESRTAAAGPPTGHEVRRGRAALLILLGGLSAMAPFCIDMYLPALPRISAELHSNASSVQTTLTACLVGLGVGQLIGGPISDVRGRRGPLLVGMTVFALASLVCAFAPSVGVLVGARLVQGLAGSTGIVIANAVVRDLFTGDTAARYYSRLMVISALGPVLAPIVGAQLLRVVSWRGIFVVLAVLGAVFVIGVLAILGETLPGEQRVSGSPGQLRAGLRALVADRTFVGVLCVAGIAFGTLFAYISGSPYLLQGRFGASAQLFSLLFALNAIGIATAGWINGRVVGRVRPQHMLSWGIGGLVGAGAGLLVVALTGTSALVAVCVPLFVLAFSIGLLLPNCMTLGVAEAVNAGSAASLIGLTQYVFAGIVAPFAGISNGHSALPMAVLVTSLAVVAVAVRPLVRKQEVEGSGK